GACAGACCCGCCTGACCAACAACCCCGCCAATGAAGGAGTCCCGTCGTGGTCGCCCGGCGGCACCAGGATAGCCTTCCTGTCCAACCGGGATGGTAACTGGGAAATCTACGTGATGAACGTCGATGGCTCCGGACAGACCCGCCTGACCAACAACCCCGCCAATGAAGGAGCCCCGGCGTGGTCACCCGATGGCACCAGGATAGCCTTTGAGTCCAACCGGGACCTTAACTATGAAATCTATGTAATGAACGCCGATGGCACCGGGCACACCCGCCTGACCGACAACCACCCCACCCCTGACGGAGCCCCGGCGTGGTCACCCGATGGCACCAGGATAGCGTTTGTGCGCGACGAAGACTTCGGCCCCGAGCATGAAGGGAACGGTGAAATCTATGTGATGAATGCCGATGGCAGCGGGGAGACCCGCCTGACCAACAACTATGCCAATGACGCAGCCCCGGCGTGGTCACCCGATGGCACAAGGATTGCCTTTGAGTCCAACCGGGATGGGAACTGGGAAATCTACGTAATGAACGCCGATGGCACCGAGCAGACCAACCTTACCAGCAACCCCGCCGGCGACTGGTCCCCGGCGTGGTCGCCCGATGGCACAAGGATAGCCTTCGTGTCCAGCCGGGATGGCAACCTTGAAATCTATGTGATGAACGCCGATGGCACCGGCCAGACCCGTCTGACCAGCAACCCCGCCCAGGACGAATACCCGGCGTGGTCCCGGCTGTGAGCCAGCGGCGCGGCGACAGCCGTTGAGGCTCCGTGCGGGAGGTGTTGCTGTGGCTGCCGAAATAGGAGTACACAACTCGGCTCACGAATACCTATGCTGAGCAGAAGTAGAGAAGGCAAAATTGTGCCCGCCCGGTCTGTTTGGCTTCTTATCAGCGTGCTGGTTCCGCTTCTTCTACAGGCGGCCTGCATCGTGCCTGGGCCTACCCCCCCATATGCACCCACCTCAGCACCTGTGCCTTCCCCAACCCTGGTGCTCTTCCCACCTGTTACCGTGGACCTGGAGGGTAAGACTGACGCCAGCGGTGTCCTCTTGGAGGAGGTCGTAGTAGCCTCCTCTGATGGCCGGGCCCAGATGACGCTGAAAAAGGGAACCCTCGTCCTCGACGAGCAGGGGCAGCCCGCCAAGTCCATATCCTGCGTCCTATATGTGCCAGCAGAGTCCAGGGACGGAGTGGTAGTTGGGCTGGCCTATGAGTTCCGGTGGTTCCAGGGGGCATCGGAGGATTTCCAGGGGGCATCGGAGAAGGAGGAGCCGAAGATAGACCCGGCAGCGAAGATCATCATCAAGTATGACCCACCGCCAGCCAACCCGTGGATAGACCCGAACAGGCCTGACGTAGCAGGCTGGTGGGCAGAGGGGGAAAAGTGGGTCAAGCGCCCCCTGACGCAGCCTTTGGACCTGACTACCCGCACCATTACCACATGGCAAGGAAAAGGCTGTCCTATTTTAGTCGTCATCTTCTGGTACCTGGATATTGTTCCCCCGATTTCCTGAGGCTCTTGCTTTGTGTGCCTGGTCTGGTTTCTTGTTGAGGGCACCATCGAGC
The window above is part of the Chloroflexota bacterium genome. Proteins encoded here:
- a CDS encoding DPP IV N-terminal domain-containing protein, with the translated sequence MPAPTPTPAPTPTPAPTPTPRLTPTPAGGGRIAFDSNRDGNYEIYVMNVDGSGQTRLTNNPANEGVPSWSPGGTRIAFLSNRDGNWEIYVMNVDGSGQTRLTNNPANEGAPAWSPDGTRIAFESNRDLNYEIYVMNADGTGHTRLTDNHPTPDGAPAWSPDGTRIAFVRDEDFGPEHEGNGEIYVMNADGSGETRLTNNYANDAAPAWSPDGTRIAFESNRDGNWEIYVMNADGTEQTNLTSNPAGDWSPAWSPDGTRIAFVSSRDGNLEIYVMNADGTGQTRLTSNPAQDEYPAWSRL